Part of the Penicillium digitatum chromosome 4, complete sequence genome is shown below.
GTGATCAACTGAAAACACCCGTGGGCTCTCTCCGCGAAACAATCTTGCCGTGTGCAAACAATCTCGAGTGAACAAACACTAGCAGCAACCAAGGCCACGTAGTATGGACTCAACAGTTGATGAGGTTTGATATCAAACGTGTGGGCGCGAATAAAACGCGACGGGCGGGGGGAAGAGTGAGGTCAGAGATGATCGAGAGATAGGAAGAGTGGAGAATGCGATCAGAGACGAGGTAATTTATACTGCCAAGAAGGCGGTATAAATGTTCACGTGATGTAGTAAAATTGAGGCCAGGTCTAGATGACTTGGATAAACCAAGATATGGAGCTAACAACCTTGGAGATTCCCGGAGTGATTGCCAGCAAAATCAGGCAGATGGATAAAAGGGAATTATGAAAATAAAAATAGAAAATAAAaacataaaaaaaagaattcgTGGGTGAAGGCGGTTTAAAGGAAATGAAATGACGCGAAGACGCGTTTGTTATGTTGTAGGGCGGTCAGAGGAATAAAAATAGGAGAAACCAGGACGGAAGCAGAAAAATGGTTGGGGGGGGATGCCAGAATCCTTTAAGTACAAACGGCCGCCTTGCACTCTCCTCTTACCCAGTTCCACCAGCCACACTAGTCCCGATTCTCTCAACTTCTTACCCCTTGATTGGTTCTATACCCCtggacctttttttttcttcttttcttttcttttctcaacTTTCCTCTTTCCTTTCTGTCGAGGTGAACATCTTGTGATACCTGAAACTCATctacactttttttttgatctcaTCATACCACCTTTTCCTCTACATGTTTAATTAAATCTTCGAAGTCTAGAGTTGCATACCTCGGATGACTCAAAGCCCTAGGGTTCTGGCTAAATCCGGGTTAGACCGGACATGAAATAGGTCTGAGTCACGTCACCACTCGCTGTCTCACGTGACTATTTCACGATGAGTACACGTATTGTACATCGATAAGAAACAACATCACCTTTCTACATCCAATTACATGTACATCGTTGGTCAGGTACTTATTAAAaaatcttgaaaaaaaaaacgatgATAGAGTAGGCTAGTCACTGCCTGGTACTCCGCTGAGCCTCCTGCAAATTTCCAACCAACACTTTGCTATCACTACATCGATGGAAAGCCGCACCTCGGCCCTTACAGGTTAGGCAAATACACTCATATCACCTGATTTGAGACCTGGGAGTACTTTTGATATCGAAGATTTAGAGTCCGTGTGCTTTCAAGCATACGGCATAAATCTCGGTGTTGGATTTTTTAGATATCTCGGGTTTATGTCCAAGTGCTCTGGCCTTGTAGTGAGGGCCTCTGATATATCTACTAACTTGTTTCTCTTATACGTTTGAATCTCTCTGGGGTTACATGGGGATTGGAATTCGTAATATTCTTGTCCTGATCTTGTAAAGTAAAACACTGGGGATGCGTGCACAAATCACACATTTAAATGCCCTACAATCTCGACATATATTTTCGTTCCGTAAAAGGGATGCCAATATCAAGAGCGCCCAAAATGGAAAAGTAAAGCCTGACGAAAAGAACACCAGAGCTGAGAAAAGCATCAGCGGAGACAAAAACAACATGCCCGAAAATACGACCAAAAAGGAACAAAGAATTAGCAGGAATGCCCCGGggcatacaacatatggtCAGCTGCTGACATTATTTGAAGCATCACGGGATGATGTGATTAGATAAGAAGCGTAGGCGATCTAAACCCCTTTAGGACTAGCCCGTTAAGGCTCTACAGaacattttttttcctgtcCTGATCAACTGCGAAACCACAGCCTAAACCCCCATTTGTTTCCTAAGGggcggaaaaaaaaaagagagtcTTATCTGAATCTTTGCCATTTTTATTTGGGTCTGATAAATTGATATTTGTCTTCACACCACGACTCCCTCGACCgcgagaaagaaaaaagaagataagaaaaaaaagttacAGCCAAGATGGGAAAGAAGACGACTCGCCCATCCACCAAGGTCGCCTCGGCCGCCGCATCGCCGGCGTCGGGCTTGACATATGCCGGCACCAAGTCGTCCATCTTGCGCGCTGCATTCTCCCCGTCAGAGTATCAATTGGCACTGTTTGCGTCCGTTATCCAAGGCCTCGATGGCCAACACATTCGCATTCACGACACACAAACAGGACGCCTCCAGTGTGAGCATGCTCTGGGGCCGAAGGAAACTGTGACTTCCTTGGACTGGGGATACTATGGTGGCTCAGGTAAGGGTCGTGACCAGTCGAAaaagaagcgcaagcgtgGCTCCGATGTCAATGGGGCTGTTGATGGCCTGGACCAGGGAGACATTGTGGTTGCATTCGGCACAAACACATCGGATATTCGCATGTACTCGCCATCCGAAGATAAGGTGGTCGGCACCTTGACCGGCGCGCATGACAAGGGCATCAAGGACTTCAAGTTCACGGCCGATCGTCCCGCCCAGGAGGCCTGGAGTATCGGTGGTGACAACAAGCTTGTCCAGTGGGACCTGCGCACCGGACAAAGCACTAAGTAAGTTTGAACATTTGTTGGTCTATACCCGAGCCCCTAACTGATGAAGTATCTCTAGGACAATCCATCTCCCCGCATCCTCAGTCTTCACTGCTCTTTCCCGCCCCGTTCCCTCGAACCCTCCTCTTATCTGTGCTTCCCAGACCCCGTACTTAATAGACACCGAGAAGGCCGACGAGCCGGTTCAGTTCCCTGCCATGCGCAACCCTATCCACACCGTCATTTCATCCTCTTCCGAGTCTGCTGGAGTGGGTGCATTCCTTGCATCCGATGGTGACCGCTTCGTCAACGTCTTCGATGCCGCCACCCAGAAGCTCGTTCGCAACCTTGTCGCCGACCAGGAGGTCTCGTCGATTACACTGCAAACCGATGGCGTTGCCACCCCGGAGAAGCAAGTGCTTGCTGCAGTCACCGCGGATGGTAGCATCGAACTCTTCACGAAGCCATTTGTTCAGCCCCAAAGTGCACCCTCCGCAAGCGCCAAGGCCAGCCGGAAACAGATGACCCAGAAAGCAAACGCAACCCTCAAAATTACCAACACTGACTCCTCGAACGCCTGCGTTCCCGTCGCTGCCATCTCATTCCAGGGCCCTACCCTCGTGGTTGCATATACCGAGGGTGGTGTCATCCCTGTCTTTGAGCGTGTCAAGTTCCTCGACGAGAACACCGATGAGCTCTCGTTCACTGGAATAAAGACCGTGGTAAAGACCAAGTCCGGCTCAGCACTATCTTCCGTCACAACGAATGGAgccaggagcactggcgagACCCGTGTTGACGAGTCTCACATGAATGTCGAACAGGGAAACCTGATCAATGATGACGTTGAGATGGAGGATTCACGACAAGACGCTTCCGACTCTGGCAGTGAGGAGGATTCCGATGACGAGGACAACAAGAAGTCCAAGGTTTCCGCCgagaagaaaacaaagcCCACCAAGCAGGTCGCGTCGACCGAGGACGTTGAGATGCAGAACGCATCCGATtccgaggaggaagaagaggaagaagaagaggagggcGCCGAACCATCGTTCGGAGAACTCTTACGCGCAAACGCAGGCCAGGAAGTCGATGTCGAGGCTGAGCTTGACGAGGACGTTCTCCTCGGCACGCTGGTTCCTGGTAAGCCCCAGGCCGCAGTGCAACAGATCCCCACCGGTGTTTCGCTTGCTACTGTCCTCACACAGTCGCTCAAGACCAATGACAACGGCATGCTCGAGTCCTGTTTCCACACCGGTGACACCTCCATCATCCGCACTACCATCCAGCGCCTCGACTCCTCTCTGGCCGCGACTCTGCTTCAAAAACTCGCTGAGCGTCTTGCCTCTCGGCCTGGTCGCTACGGCCACCTTCTCATCTGGGTACAGTGGACCTGCGTCGCCCACGGTGGCGCCCTGGCCGGTCATCCTGATCTCCTGAAGCGCATGAACTCCCTCTACAAGGTCATGGACCAGCGCTCTGCCAGCCTACCATCCCTCCTGCTCCTCAAGGGCAAGCTTGATATGCTAGATGCCCAATTGGGACTGCGGCAATCTATCCGCGGTGGCGATGAGGGTATGGACAGCGAAGACGAGGATAATGTTATCTACGTCGAGGGTCAGGATGACCTCGAGGACAGTGAGACCGAGGCCAAAACGCCGCGGAAGTCAATACGCGACCAGGCGTacgatgaggatgagtcAATGATGAACGGCGTCGATGAGTctgaagatgacgaggatgatggaagtgacgatgaggatgatgacgaagagCCTATTTTGGATATTGAGGCTGCTGAGTCTGTTGGTTCTTCCGATGCCGAGGAATCGCTGGAGGAGAacgaggatgaagaggacgATGAGGACAGTGAGGGCTCTATGGTTGACTTCATTGCCGATACGGAAGACGACGAGTCTGACGATGCCACTCAGCTGCAGCCCCCGCCATCAAAGAAGAGTAAGTCTTCTGCTTCTGTTggcaagaagagcaagggcGGCAGGAAATAGGCGTGTTTGTCTGAAGTTGTACGAATTAGAGATGGGAGAAGGAGGTAACGGTCTATAAAAGAACATATTCTTATTTTACCCTTCGATGCATCCAACCGGGTCTGCATTTTCattgttttctctttttgctttcaATATCTTGTGCCTCTACCGAGCGCCTCTGCGTCTCCATCAATGTTTATTGAATCTTACCTTGATATCTTGATCTCTTGTCATCTCTCCTTGTATGGTGTACTGCATACTTCCCTCTCAATAGATAGATACCGGGCAGATCTGTCATACAAATTCATTGTTCAAAGATCAATTGGCTAAGGATGACATGAGCGACTTCATTGTCTGTTCCGATgtagatgaagaagatgacatCAAACGCCTCAATCGTCCTggcggctttttttttaatggcACATATAACCTTAGTTTTCTATCaactcctcctcctcctcctgaCAGGGACCCTCATGCAAGACCCGATGACCTGGCACCCCTTTCTTCCCAAGGGGGATCACCACGCTTGTCGTCCGCTCCTGCGAGGGATAGGTAGTGAAGTGACCCAAAGCACTGACATCAGCAGTGTCGAGGGCCAGGATGGCCCCATTCTTACCACCTTCAATCCAGGCCTCGGTTGTCGAGGTAGGGAGCGTGATATGCGCCAAGCCGGAGAGGAAGACCACCCATCTATACGAAGCACGGAGTAGTTGAAGCCAAATTAGCCAAGAAGTGTGGACACTATATCTATAGACAAAAACAAACCCAAGAACCACGTTTCTTGAACAGCCTATTTCAGAATCATTGGTTCTGAAATAGCAAAAAGGCGAAAACAGGTATATTGTAGAGTCCTTGGACAGAAGAACTTGACTTACTGCAAAGCAGGTGCGTTGTGTCTCCCCCCATCAAACCCAGCCGGCAACACTGCAAACGACGCGTTCCCACCAATAGCATCTAAATTCAGCGTGGCGG
Proteins encoded:
- a CDS encoding WD40 repeat-like protein, whose protein sequence is MHLRSLIQFILPSTILAQYFDSSLGSTLNVTVLGARHNRSTLECWALQPGFETSDQPGQVGTATLNLDAIGGNASFAVLPAGFDGGRHNAPALQWVVFLSGLAHITLPTSTTEAWIEGGKNGAILALDTADVSALGHFTTYPSQERTTSVVIPLGKKGVPGHRVLHEGPCQEEEEELIEN
- a CDS encoding Small-subunit processome, Utp12, whose protein sequence is MGKKTTRPSTKVASAAASPASGLTYAGTKSSILRAAFSPSEYQLALFASVIQGLDGQHIRIHDTQTGRLQCEHALGPKETVTSLDWGYYGGSGKGRDQSKKKRKRGSDVNGAVDGLDQGDIVVAFGTNTSDIRMYSPSEDKVVGTLTGAHDKGIKDFKFTADRPAQEAWSIGGDNKLVQWDLRTGQSTKTIHLPASSVFTALSRPVPSNPPLICASQTPYLIDTEKADEPVQFPAMRNPIHTVISSSSESAGVGAFLASDGDRFVNVFDAATQKLVRNLVADQEVSSITLQTDGVATPEKQVLAAVTADGSIELFTKPFVQPQSAPSASAKASRKQMTQKANATLKITNTDSSNACVPVAAISFQGPTLVVAYTEGGVIPVFERVKFLDENTDELSFTGIKTVVKTKSGSALSSVTTNGARSTGETRVDESHMNVEQGNLINDDVEMEDSRQDASDSGSEEDSDDEDNKKSKVSAEKKTKPTKQVASTEDVEMQNASDSEEEEEEEEEEGAEPSFGELLRANAGQEVDVEAELDEDVLLGTLVPGKPQAAVQQIPTGVSLATVLTQSLKTNDNGMLESCFHTGDTSIIRTTIQRLDSSLAATLLQKLAERLASRPGRYGHLLIWVQWTCVAHGGALAGHPDLLKRMNSLYKVMDQRSASLPSLLLLKGKLDMLDAQLGLRQSIRGGDEGMDSEDEDNVIYVEGQDDLEDSETEAKTPRKSIRDQAYDEDESMMNGVDESEDDEDDGSDDEDDDEEPILDIEAAESVGSSDAEESLEENEDEEDDEDSEGSMVDFIADTEDDESDDATQLQPPPSKKSKSSASVGKKSKGGRK